In the genome of Cryptosporangium aurantiacum, the window CTGGTCGCCGAGCTCGCCGGGGGCCCGACCGCCGCCTACGCGGCGACCAAGCGCCTGTTCGCCGGTGCGCTCGACGCCGCCCTGGCCGCCGAGTCCCGGGAACAGGCCGCCCTCGGCCTCACCGCCGACCACGCCGGGGCCGTCGAGGCGTTCCTGTCCAAGCAGAAGCCCACGTTCAGCGGCCGCTGAGCCGGTCGCGGCCGCTGAGCCGGTCGCGGCCGCCGGGGCCGCTCAGCGCAGACGGACGTGGGCCTTGCGGTAGGCGCGGGGCGACGCGCCGAACACGCCGCGGAACAGCCGCGAGAAGTGCGCCGCGTCGGGGAACCCCCAGCGGTGGCCGATCACCGCGAGCGGCACGTCCGCGAGGAACGGGTCGACGAGATCCCGGCGGCACCGCTCCAGGCGGCGGCTGCGGATCAGCGCCGAGACCGACGTCCCCTCGGCCTCGAACGCCTTCTGCAGCAGCCGCGCGGAGACGAAGTGCGCCTCGGCGATGCTCTGCGTGCACAGCGTGCTCTCCGGCAGATGCTGGTCGATGTACGCGCGGACCTGCGTGACGAGCGCCCGGTGCGGGTCCCGCGCGCCGGCCGTCGAGGGCAGCGCCATCCGCTCGGCCAGCGCCGCGGTGACCAGGTCGACGATCGCGTCGCCGAGGTGGGTGGTGATCCCGGTCCGGTCGCCGTCGAGTTCGGACGTCAACCCGCGCAGCAGCGGCGCGACCAGCCGCCCGAGACCGGTGTCGCCGCACAGCCGGACCGCGGTCAGCTCCGCCATCCGCTGCTCCGGTAAGTGGACGAGATGGCGCGGGAACATCGCGACGATCATCGCGAACCCGTCGCTGCACGCGATCCGGTACGGGCGGGACGTGTCGTAGATCGCGAGGTCGCCGGGGTCGAGGCGGGCCTGCCGGTCGTCCTGTTCGAGCACGCACGAGCCGGACAGCTGCAGCCCGAACTTGTACAGCTCGGGGTCGGTCTGCCGGATCAGGCGCGGCGTGCGCTCGACGTCGGTCGCGGACGCCGTCCGCACCTCGGCGAGCACCACCGAACCGAACGAAGTGGCCGTCACGTCACCGCGGAAGCCCGTGACCGACGCGGCCGGACGGCACGCCCGGAGCGGCACGAACGTCCGGCTGATCGCGTCTTCCCACTCCTCGAATTCGGCACCCGGGCCCTCGTGCAGCTCAACGGTCATCGTGGAACTCCCTTGTTCCGGTGCCTCCCGTCACACGATGCCAGGTGTGGGCGTCCGGTCAAGAGCCTTGCGCGAACGGTCAAGTCGGTCGTCACCGCAGGTGACAGGCTCGGGGGATGGACGATCTGAGCCCTCGCCCCGGCGATCTGGAGCCGATCGAGACCGCGTCGGTCGACGAGCTCCGCGCGCTGCAGCTGCGGCGCCTGCGGTGGACGCTCCGGCACGCCTACGACAACGTCGCCCACTACCGCGCGGCGTTCGACGCCGCCGGCGTGCACCCGGACGACGTCACAACGCTCGACGCGCTGGCCACGCTGCCGTTCACCACCAAAGAGGACCTGCGGCGCAACTACCCGTTCGGCATGTTCGCGGTACCGCGCGAGCGTGTCGTCCGCATTCACGCGTCGTCCGGAACGACCGGGCGGCCGACCGTCGTCGGCTACACCCAGGAGGACCTTGACGTGTGGGCGACGGTCGTCGCCCGCAGCATCCGTGCGGCCGGAGGCCGCGCGGGCATGATCCTGCACAACGCCTACGGTTACGGGCTGTTCACCGGTGGCCTCGGCGCCCACGCCGGTGCGGAGAAACTCGGCTGTACGGTGGTGCCGGTCTCCGGCGGTATGACCGAGCGGCAGGTCCAGCTCATCCGGGACTTCCGCCCGGACGTCATCACGGTGACGCCGTCCTACATGCTCGCGCTCGTCGACGAGATGGAGCGTCAGGGCGACGATCCCCGCGCGACCAGCCTCAGGGTCGGCATCTTCGGCGCCGAGCCGTGGACCAACGACATGCGGCGCGAGATCGAGCAGCGCCTGGACATGCACGCCGTCGACATCTACGGGCTGTCCGAGATCATCGGCCCCGGCGTGGCGAACGAGTGCGTCGAGACCAAGGACGGCCTGCACGTCTGGGAGGACCACTTCTACCCGGAGATCGTCGACCCGATCAGCGGCGAGGTGTTACCGGACGGCGAGGAGGGCGAACTCGTCCTCACGTCGCTGACCAAGCAGGCGATGCCGGTGATCCGCTATCGCACGCGGGACCTGACCCGGCTGCTGCCCGGCACCGCGCGGACGATGCGCCGGATCGAGAAGATCACCGGGCGGACCGACGACATGATCATCCTGCGCGGCGTGAACCTGTTCCCGACGCAGGTCGAGGAGCTGATCCTCGGCACGGCCCCGCTCAGCCCGCACTTCCAGTGCGTCCTGGATCGCGAGGGCCACCTCGACGCGATGACCGTGCGGGTCGAGCGGCGGGAGTCCGCACCGGCCACGGACGCCGCCGAGGCCGGTCTGGAGCTGCAGCGGCTGGTCAAGAACCGGATCGGCGTCTCGGTGTCGGTCGAGGTCGTCGAGCCGGGCAGGATCGAGCGGTCGGTCGGCAAGATGCGCCGGATCGTCGACCGGCGCCCCAAGCGCTGACCTACCTAACCGGCGTTGCCCTTCTTCGTCCCGCCGCGCACCGGCGGTGCGAACTTCACGACCGGCTGCGAGGCCACCGCCGTCTTCATGTAGTCCCGCCAGATCGCGCCCGGAACCCCGGAGCCGGTGACGTCGATCCGGCCGTCCGTGGCCTGGCGCCTCGGGATCGGGGTGCTCTTGGCCTTCCCCGTCCAGACCGTGGTCGCGAGCTGGGGCGTGTACCCGGCGAGCCAGGCGTCCGAGGAGTCCCCGTACCGCTGACCGCCGGACTTGATCGCGGCCGGCCGGCCGATCGCGACCGACGGGTCGGCGGCGTACGCCTGCTGCAGGACGTAGGACAGGTCCCGGCCGACCTCGGCGGACCAGGCCTTCTTCGCGGCGGAGGTGTGCGACGCGCGGTCCCAGAGCACGGTCGTCCCGTCCCCGTCGAGCACCTGGGTCACGAAGTACGGCTCGCGGTAGAGGCCGTTGTTCGCGATCGTCGCGTACGCGGAGGCCAGGTCGAGCACGGTCACGCTGGTCCGGCCGAGACCGAGCGACGAGTCGACGTTCTGCGCACCCGTCTGCCCGTCCAACTGGCGAATTCCGGCGGCGTCCGCGGTCCCGGCGACCTTCCGGGCGCCCACCGTCTGGGTCAGCGCCCAGTAGACGGTGGAGACCGACTTCACGGTGGCCGAGGTCAGCGAGCAGCGCGGCCCGCAGGAGCTGTCGCCGCCGGGATTGGTGACCGGCGCGGGGGCGTCCTTGAAGCTCTGGCCGGAGGTGCCGTTCCACAGTGAGTCGATGCCGTAGCCGTCGGTCAGCGCGGTCGCCAGCGCGAACGGTGCGAACACCGCGCCTGCCGGGTGGGGCGCGACGCGCGAGGCCAGGTCGGCGTTGCCGTAGCCCCGGTCACCGCCGTAGTACGCGGTGACCGCGCCGGTCGTCGGGACGATCGACACCATCGCGGTCTCCAGCGCGGGGTCTCCGCTCCGCGGATTGACGTGGGCCTCCGCGGCGCGCGTCGCGGCCCGCTGGGCGGCCGGGTCGATCGTGGTCCGGACGGTCAGGCCGCCGGTGTTGATCTGCGCGGCGCTGAAGCCGAGTTTGAGCAGTTCGTTCTCGATCCGGTCGCCGAGCACCCCGGTCGCCCCGTTGCGCCACGCGGTGGCCGAGCGCGATTGCGCCAGGACCTTCGGGTACGTCAGTGCGCGGCGGTCGTCGGCGCTCAGCGTGCCGGCGCGCACCATCGCGTCCACAATGTCGTTCCAGCGGTCCTCGGCCGCCCCGGGGTCCTTCTGCGGATCCGTCCGCGTCGGGTCGCCGATCAACGCGGCGAGTACCGCGCCTTCCGCGACCGTGAGCTTGCCGACGTCCTTTCCGAAGTAGGCGGTCGCCGCCT includes:
- a CDS encoding helix-turn-helix domain-containing protein; this encodes MTVELHEGPGAEFEEWEDAISRTFVPLRACRPAASVTGFRGDVTATSFGSVVLAEVRTASATDVERTPRLIRQTDPELYKFGLQLSGSCVLEQDDRQARLDPGDLAIYDTSRPYRIACSDGFAMIVAMFPRHLVHLPEQRMAELTAVRLCGDTGLGRLVAPLLRGLTSELDGDRTGITTHLGDAIVDLVTAALAERMALPSTAGARDPHRALVTQVRAYIDQHLPESTLCTQSIAEAHFVSARLLQKAFEAEGTSVSALIRSRRLERCRRDLVDPFLADVPLAVIGHRWGFPDAAHFSRLFRGVFGASPRAYRKAHVRLR
- the paaK gene encoding phenylacetate--CoA ligase PaaK, producing MDDLSPRPGDLEPIETASVDELRALQLRRLRWTLRHAYDNVAHYRAAFDAAGVHPDDVTTLDALATLPFTTKEDLRRNYPFGMFAVPRERVVRIHASSGTTGRPTVVGYTQEDLDVWATVVARSIRAAGGRAGMILHNAYGYGLFTGGLGAHAGAEKLGCTVVPVSGGMTERQVQLIRDFRPDVITVTPSYMLALVDEMERQGDDPRATSLRVGIFGAEPWTNDMRREIEQRLDMHAVDIYGLSEIIGPGVANECVETKDGLHVWEDHFYPEIVDPISGEVLPDGEEGELVLTSLTKQAMPVIRYRTRDLTRLLPGTARTMRRIEKITGRTDDMIILRGVNLFPTQVEELILGTAPLSPHFQCVLDREGHLDAMTVRVERRESAPATDAAEAGLELQRLVKNRIGVSVSVEVVEPGRIERSVGKMRRIVDRRPKR
- a CDS encoding transglycosylase domain-containing protein; protein product: MPIEQTEIAEPTPTSGGAPTPPDDTDAATNAAGPPRRRKYLIALGVVVILLLGVVGSWTAYSSTGLTAFPAPSTASRIQYADGNTFATFATENRTMLRREDLPAPVRDAVLAAEDPDYYSSGSSAIGATTGAIRSLITGSGGDDSIAEKYVRLVDAQDGRTARAKTVIRAQKLERSWSKDEILIAYLNTLYFGRGVWGLREAATAYFGKDVGKLTVAEGAVLAALIGDPTRTDPQKDPGAAEDRWNDIVDAMVRAGTLSADDRRALTYPKVLAQSRSATAWRNGATGVLGDRIENELLKLGFSAAQINTGGLTVRTTIDPAAQRAATRAAEAHVNPRSGDPALETAMVSIVPTTGAVTAYYGGDRGYGNADLASRVAPHPAGAVFAPFALATALTDGYGIDSLWNGTSGQSFKDAPAPVTNPGGDSSCGPRCSLTSATVKSVSTVYWALTQTVGARKVAGTADAAGIRQLDGQTGAQNVDSSLGLGRTSVTVLDLASAYATIANNGLYREPYFVTQVLDGDGTTVLWDRASHTSAAKKAWSAEVGRDLSYVLQQAYAADPSVAIGRPAAIKSGGQRYGDSSDAWLAGYTPQLATTVWTGKAKSTPIPRRQATDGRIDVTGSGVPGAIWRDYMKTAVASQPVVKFAPPVRGGTKKGNAG